The following proteins are encoded in a genomic region of Pikeienuella piscinae:
- a CDS encoding carbohydrate ABC transporter permease translates to MNELARLERRRRIINGWLLLSPALIFLSLFAFIPSVATLWESLFSRGTRRNPSEFIGGGNYADLFADPTFWLVVKNNLLYAGVTIPVSIVIALSMALWANSKISARGFVRTAYFTPTVLPMIAAANLWLFFYTPGLGVLDQIGALFGFTSVNWLGQPETALWAIVIVTIWKESGFFMIFYLAALQTIPPDLKEAADIEGASRWTYTRRVVLPLLAPTTLFVMVNALINSVKLIDHLFILTKGGPSDASKLILYYIWEMAFAYFDAPHAAAMTVLVLVVLGIVAAVQFTLLDRRTHYR, encoded by the coding sequence ATGAACGAACTCGCCCGACTTGAACGCCGAAGGCGGATCATCAACGGCTGGCTGCTGCTGTCGCCGGCGCTGATTTTCCTGTCCCTCTTCGCCTTCATCCCCTCGGTGGCGACCTTGTGGGAGAGTCTCTTCTCACGCGGCACGCGCCGCAATCCGAGTGAGTTCATCGGCGGCGGGAACTACGCCGACCTTTTCGCCGACCCGACATTCTGGCTCGTCGTGAAGAACAACCTTCTCTACGCTGGCGTCACGATCCCGGTCTCCATCGTCATCGCGCTTTCGATGGCGCTCTGGGCGAACTCGAAAATTTCCGCACGGGGGTTCGTGCGCACCGCCTATTTCACACCGACCGTGCTGCCAATGATCGCGGCTGCCAATCTCTGGCTCTTCTTCTACACGCCGGGCCTCGGCGTGCTCGACCAGATCGGGGCGCTGTTCGGGTTCACCTCCGTCAACTGGCTGGGTCAGCCAGAAACCGCGCTCTGGGCCATCGTGATCGTCACGATCTGGAAGGAGAGCGGCTTTTTCATGATCTTCTACCTCGCCGCGCTACAGACGATTCCACCCGATCTGAAGGAGGCGGCGGATATCGAAGGCGCGAGCCGCTGGACCTATACGCGGCGCGTCGTCCTGCCTCTTCTGGCCCCGACGACGCTCTTCGTCATGGTCAACGCGCTGATCAACTCGGTGAAGCTGATCGACCATCTCTTCATTCTCACCAAGGGCGGCCCGTCGGACGCCTCGAAACTGATCCTCTATTACATCTGGGAGATGGCCTTCGCCTATTTCGACGCGCCCCACGCGGCGGCGATGACGGTGCTGGTGCTGGTCGTCCTCGGGATTGTCGCGGCGGTCCAGTTCACACTGCTTGACCGCAGGACCCATTACCGATGA
- a CDS encoding carbohydrate ABC transporter permease, whose product MSGGLARLLDTTGAWLLAVVWVAPLVFAFWAAFHSTSDAVNFNIGSAWTLENFRTAWTGAPWLRYFLNTFLLVTVVLSGQLVLTTLAGYAFAQFDFPGRDTVFILVLLQLFILPEVLIVENYAMVSRLGLFDTVFGIGAPYWASAFGIFLMRQAFKSVPRELDEAARIEGCGWLGVLWRVYVPAARPTYIAYALVSVSTHWNNFLWPLIVTNSEETRPLTVGLSIFAAPENGVNISVISAATIMTVAPLLIAFLIFQRQFVQAFLRAGIR is encoded by the coding sequence ATGAGCGGCGGGCTGGCACGGCTGCTCGACACCACGGGCGCATGGCTTCTCGCGGTCGTCTGGGTGGCGCCGCTCGTCTTCGCCTTCTGGGCGGCGTTCCACAGCACGTCGGACGCGGTCAATTTCAACATTGGTTCGGCCTGGACGCTGGAGAATTTCCGCACCGCATGGACGGGCGCGCCGTGGTTGCGCTATTTCCTCAACACATTCCTTCTGGTGACGGTGGTGCTTTCGGGGCAGCTCGTCCTCACGACGCTGGCCGGTTACGCCTTCGCGCAGTTCGATTTTCCGGGACGGGACACGGTCTTCATCCTTGTGCTGCTCCAGCTCTTCATTTTGCCCGAAGTGCTGATCGTCGAAAACTACGCAATGGTCTCGCGACTCGGTCTTTTCGACACGGTGTTCGGCATCGGCGCCCCTTATTGGGCCAGCGCATTCGGCATCTTCCTGATGCGCCAGGCGTTCAAATCGGTGCCGAGGGAACTGGACGAGGCGGCGCGGATCGAGGGGTGCGGCTGGCTCGGCGTCCTCTGGCGGGTCTATGTGCCCGCCGCGCGGCCGACCTATATCGCTTATGCGCTGGTTTCCGTCTCGACCCACTGGAACAATTTCCTCTGGCCGCTGATCGTCACCAATTCCGAGGAGACGCGCCCTCTCACGGTCGGCCTTTCGATTTTCGCGGCGCCGGAGAACGGCGTGAATATATCGGTCATATCAGCGGCGACGATCATGACCGTCGCACCATTGCTGATCGCCTTCCTGATCTTCCAGCGCCAGTTCGTTCAGGCGTTCCTGCGCGCCGGGATTCGTTAA